From a region of the Microcoleus sp. AS-A8 genome:
- a CDS encoding CHAT domain-containing protein has product MLVPISLVITVYNRERYLGAAIESVLAQTRGDLELVVWDDGSTDRSVEIAQNYARQDARVTVVAAQHQGRGRALKDAIAHTTGTYIGFVDSDDILAPTALEETAAVLEAHSATGLVYTDYLVMNERGEVTDYGNRCRLPYSPAGLLRKFMTFHFRLIRRTVFEQVGGINESFYVSEDYELCLRLSEVTQVQRVSKPLYYYRVHRESISQQQKAEQNRFALVAIKQARQRRQHADNFPVTLLNGAEFSTQPSQNLHIAPLVQTGLIHSLQTRQGINSTASSQSRFQPTARDRAILVHFNGLELLARSLNSGRVSGMGKRFIQSLAKNLSHALAALPLLGAISVTPALAQILPAADGTNTLVNTTGNQLDITGGQTSSNGGNLFHSFSQFDVDTGQTANFQSNPTIQNILGRVVSGNASNINGLIQVSGSQANLYLMNPAGIIFGSNASLNVPASFVATTATSIGIGDGWFNAAGTNDYTQLNDTPNAFAFTTSQPGSIVNSGNLAVGAGKDLMLLGGTVVSTGQVNAPSGQIRMAAVPGTSLVRLSQAGSVLSLEVLPPASGSNSPTPWTLPVLSLPQLLTGGGGGNATGLSVNANGQAVLTGSDIIIENGDVVAKNVTAQEATLTANNNLTLVDSRLTTTGDLNLLAQDTVRVRDSVTSPVIVQAGGKLLVQGNQNIDIFALNNPASGLFSGGDMVLRSTNTVGGDAHYFSGGNFWIETLDGSLGNLFSPYDPVIRASGDVNFASYTGASLHIFAGGSVTITGNVTITGVDAVYGLAENVTLSDGTVLAINGATQPTLDIRAGTTAFGTPGIIGGGGFTPGVPGTGGTPTSANISIGNITNNGGVVFLTNQYNPNTSLPGGSISTGQINAAGSSVTLDARNTITPGNITTTNNNIRLNGSVLLPAATTFTNGSTTGDIIINGTVDSAATGTGRLVLAAGGGNITLDNAVGSVNPLFGLQIDSANNVNFNGSVNVGNNDSGGVRGAVDVNHTGVLTTAGNIRAYGAFRQTGTGAVSVGGDIITGGDNDSRLISFQGPVTLTNNATFSSGVSFGIFFNSTLDIGSNTLTLKTNRSIGFEGGNNSVRGTGSLVLAPATPNRNIEIAGSGQADALRLTAVTLAALQNGFSSIVIGGADSSGTITVVNPVTFNDPVIIQAPVGTGSITATGAIFGLDNASITLRANNNITTGNITANPGISIISNSGVIDTSAGILNTSSPFGNGGNIDLSAPISITTGDINSRGLSGTGNISLTSNEINFAQGAFVQGNGTLSLQPFTPSQAIAIGGATDSGVGTLDLLATDLAAIGGGFTSLTIGRSNGSGDITLNPVTFDNPTIIQTSTGAGSITTTPGDIRTNGNNLTLISNQINTSATTIDTGDDYYGGGDINITAPGGITLGNLTAMGSSYYGYSPNPNGGDITLSGPVTLANNNTSITTGISDGLGAGNINFSSTINGTTPGVQSLNLTVGTGTVTLGDAVGGINPLGNLNVTGGNGSQVFVGSDITIANNNLTFDQPVKVTGNATFNAGTGTIGFNSSLATGSNALTLTADEINFAGGANSVTGASNLVLQPFTPSQNIAIAGATDSGTGTLDITTADIAALQNGFNSITIGGANSSGAINILNPVTFFDPVTIQAPQGAGTINATGAITGLDNASITLKANQNITTSNITANPGITIISSNGTIDTSAGILDSSSTTANGGVISLSALDNITTNNLTSHSDTGAGGDITLNSQTGIINSANLDASGNTRGGNITVIAQQQITAGQLNSSAVTGDGGNVLLDPIGDIQVDSINAQGGTSGKGGTVDITTNQFFRAVGIFSDRNGINASISTAGGTGSGDIIIRHDGGARDIPFNVGDATINGTAGAITTGSANSILPLQSFPGAYTQGNIQIITQNPPPSPQPPTLLPATPSPSPKPDTNRVPKDIQGENIAPQGINTISASAIVLLNTTSIVREDIDQAISDGQVEKAIALVEQLRMQEFQNHFEGNLTSDTGESGSVEQTQAVLSDIATNTGKTPAVIYVFTQPDQLQLILVTPKDKPLLKTVYQANKDTLLKTAAKFRSQVTEPRSKTGYQQTAKQLYQWLVEPLEAELKAKKIDTLVFSMDGGLRSIPMAALYDGKQFLVEKYSIGLIPSINLTDTRYGDVKTTEVLAMGASRFTEQDPLPAVPIELSTLVGKQNLAAENRELLPANQSSSQGLWTGKSFLNQGFTLANLKAQRDQTPFGVIHLATHGEFNLGAPRNSYIQLSDSKLRLDQLRQMGWNNPPVELLVLSACRTALGNEDAEFGFGGLAVAAGVKSAIASLWYVSDEGTLGLITEFYQQLKTAPIKAEALRQAQIAMIKGQVRIEEGQLRGIGQGESIPLPPELAEIDNKEFSHPYYWSAFTMIGSPW; this is encoded by the coding sequence ATGCTAGTGCCGATTTCCCTCGTTATCACTGTTTACAACCGGGAGCGTTATCTAGGCGCTGCGATTGAAAGTGTTCTGGCACAAACTCGTGGCGACTTGGAGTTAGTGGTTTGGGATGATGGTTCTACAGATCGTTCTGTAGAGATTGCTCAAAACTACGCGAGGCAAGATGCGCGGGTAACAGTGGTAGCGGCGCAACATCAAGGACGAGGACGTGCGCTAAAGGATGCGATCGCACACACAACAGGCACTTACATTGGCTTCGTAGACAGTGACGATATCCTAGCACCGACAGCACTGGAAGAGACAGCCGCCGTACTTGAGGCTCATTCAGCCACGGGTTTAGTTTATACCGACTATTTGGTGATGAACGAACGCGGTGAAGTCACCGATTACGGAAATCGCTGCCGCTTGCCCTATTCCCCAGCCGGACTGCTGCGAAAATTCATGACTTTCCACTTTCGGCTAATTCGCCGCACGGTATTCGAGCAAGTGGGAGGTATTAATGAATCGTTTTACGTCAGCGAGGATTATGAATTATGCCTGCGACTCTCAGAAGTAACGCAGGTACAACGGGTGAGTAAGCCACTCTACTACTACCGCGTTCACCGAGAGAGCATCTCCCAGCAGCAAAAAGCCGAGCAAAATCGCTTTGCACTCGTTGCCATCAAGCAGGCACGCCAGCGCCGCCAACATGCCGACAACTTTCCGGTAACATTGCTCAATGGTGCTGAGTTCTCCACCCAACCCAGTCAGAACTTACACATAGCCCCCCTTGTTCAGACAGGGCTGATTCATTCTCTCCAAACCCGCCAGGGAATCAATTCCACAGCGAGTAGCCAAAGTCGGTTTCAACCGACTGCAAGAGATCGGGCGATTTTAGTCCATTTCAATGGACTTGAGCTATTAGCCCGGAGTTTAAACTCCGGGCGGGTTTCGGGAATGGGTAAACGCTTCATCCAATCCCTAGCGAAGAACCTTAGTCATGCACTAGCTGCACTTCCCCTACTAGGAGCAATCAGTGTCACACCGGCTTTAGCACAAATTCTTCCTGCGGCTGATGGCACGAATACCCTGGTGAACACGACGGGTAATCAATTGGACATAACTGGAGGACAAACCTCTTCTAATGGAGGCAACCTCTTCCATAGTTTTTCCCAATTTGACGTTGATACGGGACAAACTGCTAATTTCCAGTCAAATCCGACTATTCAGAATATCTTGGGTCGGGTGGTGAGTGGGAATGCCTCTAATATTAATGGACTCATCCAAGTCAGTGGTAGCCAAGCCAATCTGTATCTGATGAATCCAGCAGGAATTATCTTTGGCTCCAATGCCAGCTTGAATGTTCCGGCATCTTTTGTTGCTACAACAGCCACGAGTATTGGGATTGGTGATGGCTGGTTTAATGCGGCGGGTACCAATGATTACACCCAGTTAAACGATACGCCTAATGCCTTTGCTTTCACCACATCTCAACCGGGCAGCATTGTTAACTCCGGCAACTTAGCGGTAGGTGCAGGAAAAGATCTGATGCTCTTGGGTGGCACGGTTGTGAGTACGGGGCAAGTTAATGCTCCATCAGGGCAAATCAGGATGGCAGCCGTACCAGGAACTAGTCTGGTTCGCCTGAGCCAAGCAGGGTCTGTATTAAGTTTAGAGGTTCTACCTCCTGCATCGGGGAGCAATTCACCCACTCCGTGGACATTGCCTGTTTTATCCCTGCCCCAACTCCTGACGGGTGGGGGTGGGGGTAATGCTACGGGACTCTCTGTGAACGCCAATGGACAGGCAGTGCTCACAGGTTCTGACATCATCATCGAAAATGGCGATGTCGTAGCTAAGAATGTCACAGCTCAAGAGGCGACACTGACAGCTAACAACAACTTGACGTTAGTTGATTCTAGGCTAACCACGACGGGAGACTTGAATTTGCTGGCACAGGATACGGTGCGGGTGCGGGACAGTGTGACAAGTCCTGTTATTGTCCAAGCTGGGGGGAAGCTGTTAGTTCAAGGGAATCAAAACATTGATATTTTTGCTTTGAATAATCCGGCGAGTGGGTTGTTCTCTGGCGGAGATATGGTGCTACGCTCCACGAATACTGTAGGAGGTGATGCTCATTACTTCTCTGGCGGCAATTTTTGGATTGAAACATTGGATGGGAGTTTAGGAAATCTGTTTAGTCCTTATGATCCAGTGATTCGCGCCAGTGGTGATGTTAATTTCGCCAGTTACACAGGAGCCTCACTGCACATTTTTGCAGGAGGTAGTGTGACGATTACAGGTAACGTCACGATTACAGGTGTTGATGCTGTATACGGACTTGCTGAAAACGTTACCTTATCCGATGGAACAGTGCTTGCCATTAATGGCGCAACTCAACCTACCCTCGATATTCGAGCAGGAACTACTGCGTTTGGTACTCCTGGCATTATCGGCGGTGGTGGTTTTACTCCGGGAGTTCCTGGGACTGGAGGTACTCCAACAAGTGCAAATATTTCGATCGGCAATATTACTAATAACGGAGGAGTCGTCTTTCTAACAAATCAGTACAATCCTAACACCTCATTACCCGGTGGCTCAATTTCAACTGGGCAAATTAATGCGGCTGGTAGCTCAGTTACACTTGATGCCCGAAACACCATTACCCCTGGCAATATCACTACCACAAACAACAACATCCGCTTGAACGGGTCGGTACTTCTCCCTGCTGCTACAACTTTTACTAATGGTTCTACTACAGGCGACATCATTATTAATGGCACCGTTGATAGCGCTGCAACAGGTACAGGCCGCTTAGTCCTAGCCGCAGGAGGGGGCAATATTACATTGGATAATGCTGTAGGTAGTGTCAATCCGCTATTTGGCTTACAGATTGACAGTGCCAACAATGTGAATTTCAATGGCTCCGTTAATGTTGGTAATAATGATAGTGGAGGAGTGAGGGGAGCAGTGGATGTCAATCATACCGGAGTGCTAACAACGGCTGGAAACATTAGAGCCTACGGAGCGTTTCGGCAAACGGGTACGGGTGCAGTTTCTGTGGGGGGCGACATCATTACTGGTGGTGATAACGACAGCAGACTAATTAGCTTTCAAGGTCCAGTCACCTTAACTAACAATGCAACATTCTCTTCAGGAGTTTCGTTTGGAATCTTCTTTAATTCCACCTTGGATATAGGCAGCAACACACTGACTTTAAAGACAAACAGAAGTATTGGTTTTGAAGGGGGAAACAATTCGGTAAGGGGTACAGGTTCCCTTGTGCTTGCGCCTGCAACACCCAATCGAAATATCGAGATTGCTGGCTCTGGCCAAGCGGATGCTTTGCGACTTACAGCGGTAACCCTTGCTGCCTTGCAAAATGGTTTTAGCTCCATCGTTATTGGAGGAGCTGACAGCAGTGGTACTATCACTGTAGTCAATCCAGTCACGTTTAACGACCCAGTCATCATTCAAGCACCAGTGGGAACTGGTTCAATCACTGCAACAGGAGCAATTTTTGGCTTAGATAATGCCTCGATTACCTTAAGGGCGAACAATAACATTACAACAGGCAACATTACCGCTAATCCAGGAATTAGCATTATTAGTAACAGTGGGGTTATTGATACCAGTGCAGGTATTTTAAATACCAGTTCTCCTTTTGGCAATGGCGGTAATATCGATCTCAGCGCTCCTATCAGCATTACCACAGGAGACATCAACTCTAGAGGCTTGTCTGGAACTGGCAATATTAGCCTCACCAGCAATGAGATTAACTTTGCACAAGGCGCTTTCGTCCAGGGGAATGGAACGCTATCACTACAACCCTTCACACCCAGTCAAGCGATCGCAATTGGAGGGGCTACAGATAGCGGTGTTGGAACCTTAGATTTGCTTGCAACGGATCTCGCTGCAATCGGAGGTGGCTTCACTTCTCTCACAATTGGACGGAGTAATGGCAGTGGTGATATTACACTGAACCCAGTTACTTTCGATAACCCAACCATCATTCAAACTTCAACTGGGGCAGGTTCAATCACAACAACTCCAGGCGATATCAGAACCAATGGAAACAACCTCACCCTAATTAGCAATCAAATCAACACCAGCGCCACCACAATCGACACTGGCGACGACTACTACGGTGGAGGAGACATCAATATTACTGCTCCTGGTGGCATTACTCTCGGTAATCTGACCGCTATGGGAAGCTCTTACTACGGCTACAGCCCTAATCCTAACGGTGGTGACATTACTCTGTCTGGCCCAGTAACCCTCGCTAACAATAATACAAGCATTACTACTGGTATATCTGATGGCTTAGGTGCAGGGAACATCAATTTTTCCAGTACGATTAACGGTACAACTCCCGGTGTTCAATCTCTGAATTTGACGGTAGGAACGGGTACAGTCACCTTAGGCGATGCGGTAGGAGGAATTAATCCCTTAGGGAACTTGAACGTTACGGGTGGTAATGGCTCCCAAGTATTTGTCGGCAGTGATATAACAATCGCTAACAACAATCTCACCTTCGACCAACCTGTTAAAGTAACAGGTAATGCCACATTTAATGCTGGAACTGGCACGATTGGCTTTAACTCCAGTTTGGCAACAGGGAGCAATGCACTGACACTCACCGCAGATGAGATTAACTTTGCCGGGGGTGCTAATTCTGTAACAGGTGCTAGTAACCTTGTCCTTCAACCCTTTACACCTAGTCAAAATATTGCGATCGCAGGTGCTACCGATAGCGGTACGGGAACCTTAGACATCACGACAGCAGACATCGCTGCTTTGCAAAATGGCTTTAACTCCATCACCATTGGAGGCGCTAACAGCAGTGGTGCCATCAATATCCTCAATCCAGTTACCTTCTTTGACCCAGTAACCATTCAAGCACCTCAAGGAGCAGGCACCATCAACGCCACAGGTGCAATTACCGGATTAGATAATGCCTCAATTACCCTAAAAGCAAATCAAAACATCACCACGAGTAACATTACCGCTAATCCTGGAATTACCATCATCAGTAGCAATGGCACGATTGACACCAGTGCAGGCATTCTAGACTCTAGTTCTACTACAGCTAATGGAGGAGTCATCTCACTTTCAGCCCTAGATAACATCACCACCAATAACCTCACTTCTCATTCGGATACTGGTGCTGGTGGCGATATTACCCTCAACAGCCAAACAGGGATTATTAATAGCGCTAACCTGGATGCTTCAGGCAACACACGCGGTGGAAATATCACCGTCATTGCTCAGCAGCAAATTACGGCTGGACAGCTCAACTCCAGTGCCGTTACAGGAGATGGCGGCAATGTCTTGCTCGATCCGATTGGAGATATCCAAGTTGACTCGATTAATGCACAAGGCGGTACATCTGGCAAGGGGGGAACAGTTGACATTACTACCAATCAGTTTTTCCGGGCTGTGGGGATTTTTAGCGATCGCAATGGCATAAACGCCAGCATTTCCACTGCCGGAGGAACAGGAAGTGGCGATATCATCATCCGGCACGACGGGGGAGCAAGAGACATTCCCTTTAATGTGGGCGATGCAACAATCAACGGCACGGCGGGTGCCATCACAACAGGTTCAGCCAATTCGATTTTGCCCTTGCAATCCTTTCCTGGTGCATACACCCAAGGCAACATTCAAATCATTACTCAGAACCCACCACCATCCCCCCAGCCGCCAACGCTGCTACCAGCAACACCCTCACCCTCACCCAAACCAGACACCAATCGAGTCCCAAAAGACATTCAGGGAGAAAATATTGCTCCTCAAGGGATAAATACGATTAGTGCATCAGCGATCGTTTTACTCAATACAACATCCATTGTGCGGGAAGATATTGACCAGGCCATCAGTGACGGACAAGTCGAAAAAGCGATCGCACTGGTTGAGCAACTGAGAATGCAAGAGTTTCAGAATCACTTTGAGGGCAATCTTACGAGTGATACCGGTGAGTCAGGCTCGGTGGAACAAACTCAGGCTGTCCTCAGTGATATTGCCACCAATACGGGTAAAACACCAGCCGTTATTTATGTGTTTACCCAACCCGATCAATTACAACTAATCTTGGTCACTCCTAAAGATAAACCGCTGCTCAAAACTGTCTACCAAGCGAATAAAGATACCCTGCTCAAAACAGCAGCAAAATTCCGCTCTCAAGTCACTGAACCTAGAAGCAAAACAGGCTACCAACAAACAGCAAAACAACTCTATCAATGGCTAGTTGAACCCTTGGAAGCTGAACTCAAAGCCAAAAAGATTGATACATTGGTATTTTCGATGGATGGGGGACTCCGGTCAATCCCAATGGCGGCGTTATACGATGGGAAACAGTTTTTAGTAGAAAAATACAGTATCGGCTTAATTCCCAGTATCAATCTCACCGATACCCGTTATGGAGATGTGAAAACAACTGAAGTTTTGGCGATGGGGGCATCGAGATTTACGGAGCAAGACCCTTTACCTGCGGTGCCAATCGAGTTATCTACCCTAGTTGGAAAACAAAACTTGGCAGCAGAAAACCGGGAATTACTACCTGCAAACCAATCCTCCTCTCAAGGCTTGTGGACGGGAAAATCATTCCTCAACCAAGGGTTCACGCTGGCTAATTTAAAGGCACAACGTGATCAAACGCCATTTGGAGTGATTCACCTGGCAACGCACGGAGAATTTAATTTGGGTGCTCCCAGAAATTCATATATTCAATTGTCGGATAGCAAGTTGCGCTTAGATCAACTGCGACAGATGGGATGGAATAATCCGCCCGTTGAGTTATTAGTTTTAAGTGCTTGTCGTACAGCATTAGGAAATGAAGATGCTGAATTCGGTTTTGGTGGGTTAGCGGTGGCGGCGGGTGTGAAGTCAGCCATCGCCAGTCTTTGGTACGTCAGTGATGAGGGAACGTTGGGGCTAATCACGGAATTTTATCAACAGTTGAAGACGGCACCGA
- a CDS encoding MinD/ParA family protein produces MSKIVSIHSFRGGTGKSNSTANLAALVARSGKRVGIVDTDIQSPGIHVLFGFNDEKIKYTLNDYLWGNCAIEETAYDVSSVLKEKASQRNKIYLIPSSIKARDITRILREGFDFGMLNDGFQDLIDELELDYLFIDTHPGLNEETLLSLTISDILVLILRPDNQDFQGTAVTVEVARKLQVPKMLLLINKALPALDFDALRQQVEKIYNAPVAGILPLSEEMVQLASSDLFCLRYPNHPISQEMQKVAKQIMQSN; encoded by the coding sequence GTGTCCAAAATTGTATCGATTCACTCGTTTCGGGGAGGAACTGGCAAATCAAACTCAACAGCAAATCTCGCTGCGCTTGTTGCCCGTTCGGGAAAGCGAGTAGGTATTGTTGACACGGATATCCAATCCCCAGGGATTCATGTTCTTTTTGGTTTCAATGACGAGAAAATAAAATACACCCTCAACGATTACTTGTGGGGCAACTGTGCGATCGAAGAAACAGCCTATGACGTTAGTTCGGTTTTAAAAGAAAAAGCCAGTCAACGTAACAAAATTTATCTGATTCCCTCTAGTATCAAAGCTCGTGATATTACCCGAATCCTGCGGGAAGGCTTTGATTTTGGCATGTTAAATGATGGTTTCCAAGACCTAATTGATGAGCTTGAATTGGATTATTTGTTTATTGATACCCATCCCGGTTTAAATGAAGAAACCTTACTCTCTCTCACGATTTCCGATATACTGGTTCTGATTTTGCGTCCCGATAATCAAGACTTTCAAGGCACTGCTGTCACTGTCGAAGTAGCCCGTAAGCTGCAAGTCCCTAAAATGTTACTCCTGATTAATAAGGCGTTACCAGCCTTAGATTTTGATGCCTTACGACAACAGGTAGAGAAAATTTACAATGCTCCAGTGGCGGGAATCTTGCCCCTTTCCGAAGAGATGGTGCAACTCGCCAGCAGCGATCTCTTTTGCCTACGCTACCCCAACCACCCGATTAGCCAGGAGATGCAAAAAGTTGCTAAGCAAATTATGCAATCTAACTGA
- a CDS encoding BlaI/MecI/CopY family transcriptional regulator, producing MSEKPFNPSETGDGENETNSGLSMTDVLTLPDVEQKIVTWIVRKKEVSLAEVAAYMEHEEESISTTLNALKEQGFVQELEVEGERHYRPCLAPKQKSRASKNLWQALD from the coding sequence ATGAGCGAGAAGCCATTTAATCCCTCAGAAACCGGAGACGGAGAGAATGAAACTAACTCCGGTCTGAGCATGACTGATGTTCTGACGTTACCTGATGTTGAACAGAAAATCGTCACTTGGATCGTGCGAAAAAAAGAAGTGAGTCTGGCTGAAGTAGCCGCTTATATGGAACACGAAGAGGAAAGTATTTCCACAACACTGAATGCCCTAAAAGAGCAAGGCTTTGTGCAAGAATTGGAGGTAGAAGGAGAACGACACTACCGTCCTTGCCTTGCGCCTAAACAGAAGAGTCGGGCTTCTAAAAACCTTTGGCAAGCTCTAGATTAG
- a CDS encoding CHAT domain-containing protein, with protein sequence MAKKILPSVYPLIWLQKTVCLSQVSVCKHRYKRSWAKTRGFVPLMMAFLTSLTPLWICASFSTSSVLAQTPDAQNYHADLLLNLGIRQHKTGQFAASLESLQKALKLYQNLGDAQGIARCFGNLGDTYFSMGQYGQAAGFYHQSLVLKKAVGDRTGEVEALLGLSKAYLYLGQEERAKKFEQQAQVIRREIGNPRRQAAFLNNLALDSQSQGQYQEAIAFHLQQLAIARETGDTSLAAESLQKLAQAYELSGQSQKAIELYQQQLEFAQKSNNNALQAIALSQLAKAYESLGQQPKALELYQQQLEIARKSGNPAQEAIALNQLAITFESQGQFSKAIELYQQQLEAAKKTNNRLGEGTALNNLALASLKANNLTETQPKLLDALQVWDAIRSTLGSNDNYSAEQTRTYRLLQQVHIAQNQPEAALEIAEQGRVKEIVQLLNLRLSSEPVGTGLKAAPPQITLPTLLEIKQIAKAQKATLVEYSVISDQELFVWVIQPSGEIAFRRINIKEQKTVYPISSLQKVVNNSLEAIGVKSKSSTNAAEPTDKTSQTQLLLQLNQLLIKPIEDLLPKDSKAHVIFIPHQELFFVPFPALVDITGKSLIEKHTILTSPAIQILALTKEQRKQVSGNKVLVIGNPTMPNMTVGGGESSQSLPPLLRGEQESLEIAQFLKTQPLIGNQATKSAFLEQLPNSRTIHLATYGLLDDIKRQGVPGGIALAPAGNDNGILTAAEILNLYEQTKDKKSPLRAELVVLSAGNIGAGKLTSDGLMGLSMSLIAAGVPSIVMSFGSASDASTTDLMIEFYRQLKQTDDKAQALRQSMLTTMKKYPNSRAWAAFTLMGEAK encoded by the coding sequence GTGGCGAAGAAAATTTTGCCATCTGTCTATCCGTTGATTTGGCTACAAAAGACAGTCTGTCTTAGCCAAGTGTCTGTGTGCAAGCATCGTTACAAACGAAGTTGGGCAAAAACCAGGGGATTTGTGCCCTTAATGATGGCTTTTTTAACCTCCCTAACACCGCTATGGATTTGTGCTTCTTTCTCTACATCCTCGGTTTTGGCACAAACCCCAGATGCCCAAAATTATCATGCAGATTTATTGCTGAATTTAGGGATTCGGCAACATAAAACGGGTCAATTTGCAGCGTCATTAGAGTCATTGCAGAAGGCGCTCAAACTTTATCAAAATTTGGGTGATGCTCAAGGCATTGCTCGTTGTTTCGGTAATTTGGGCGATACCTACTTTTCTATGGGGCAATACGGACAAGCTGCGGGGTTTTATCATCAGAGTTTGGTACTCAAAAAGGCAGTTGGCGATCGCACAGGTGAGGTTGAGGCGCTACTCGGTTTAAGCAAGGCTTATTTGTACTTAGGGCAAGAAGAGAGGGCAAAGAAGTTTGAGCAGCAAGCGCAAGTCATTCGGCGAGAGATTGGCAATCCCAGACGGCAAGCCGCTTTTTTGAACAATTTGGCTCTAGATTCCCAGTCACAAGGGCAATACCAAGAAGCGATCGCGTTTCATCTTCAACAACTCGCGATCGCACGGGAAACTGGCGATACAAGCTTAGCCGCTGAATCTCTGCAAAAGCTAGCACAGGCTTATGAGTTGTCGGGGCAATCCCAAAAAGCGATCGAGTTGTATCAGCAACAACTGGAGTTCGCCCAGAAATCAAATAATAATGCTTTGCAAGCTATTGCTCTAAGTCAGTTAGCAAAGGCTTACGAGTCGCTGGGACAACAACCAAAAGCGCTCGAATTGTATCAGCAACAGTTGGAAATAGCCAGGAAATCGGGTAATCCTGCTCAAGAAGCGATCGCCCTCAACCAATTAGCGATCACCTTCGAGTCTCAAGGGCAATTTTCCAAGGCGATCGAGTTATATCAACAACAATTGGAAGCAGCGAAAAAAACAAATAATCGTTTAGGAGAAGGCACAGCTTTAAACAATCTTGCACTCGCTTCCCTCAAAGCCAACAATCTCACCGAAACTCAGCCGAAACTTCTGGATGCGCTTCAAGTTTGGGACGCCATACGCTCCACACTCGGAAGTAACGATAATTATTCTGCTGAACAGACTAGAACGTATCGCTTACTACAACAAGTTCACATCGCTCAAAATCAGCCCGAAGCCGCCTTGGAAATAGCGGAACAGGGGCGAGTTAAAGAAATTGTTCAGTTACTTAATCTACGGTTATCTTCTGAACCCGTAGGAACAGGTTTAAAAGCGGCTCCTCCTCAAATTACTCTACCTACACTCCTAGAAATCAAACAAATTGCTAAGGCACAAAAGGCCACACTGGTTGAGTATTCGGTTATTTCTGATCAAGAACTATTTGTTTGGGTGATTCAGCCGTCAGGAGAAATTGCATTCCGCCGCATTAATATTAAAGAGCAAAAAACGGTCTATCCTATTTCCTCACTACAAAAGGTTGTTAACAATAGCCTGGAAGCGATCGGTGTCAAGAGTAAAAGCAGCACAAACGCAGCAGAACCAACCGATAAGACATCCCAGACTCAACTCTTGTTGCAACTCAATCAGCTACTTATTAAACCTATTGAAGACCTTTTACCCAAAGACTCCAAAGCTCATGTTATTTTTATTCCGCACCAAGAACTATTCTTCGTTCCTTTCCCGGCATTAGTCGATATTACAGGCAAATCCCTGATTGAAAAACATACAATTTTAACTTCTCCAGCGATTCAGATACTAGCCTTAACAAAAGAGCAGCGGAAACAAGTATCAGGAAATAAAGTCCTGGTAATTGGTAATCCAACGATGCCGAATATGACAGTAGGGGGAGGCGAATCATCGCAGTCTTTACCGCCCTTGTTGAGAGGAGAACAGGAATCCCTAGAAATTGCCCAATTCCTAAAAACTCAACCCCTGATTGGTAACCAAGCAACCAAAAGCGCTTTCTTAGAACAATTGCCAAACTCAAGAACGATACATTTAGCAACTTACGGATTACTGGATGACATTAAGCGTCAAGGTGTACCGGGGGGAATTGCTCTAGCACCAGCGGGTAATGATAACGGTATACTCACCGCTGCTGAAATCCTTAACTTGTACGAGCAAACTAAAGACAAAAAATCACCTTTACGGGCTGAACTCGTCGTCCTCAGTGCAGGTAACATAGGAGCTGGAAAACTCACAAGTGATGGCTTAATGGGTCTATCGATGTCGCTAATTGCTGCGGGTGTTCCTAGTATAGTGATGTCTTTTGGTTCCGCATCGGATGCCTCAACAACGGACTTAATGATTGAGTTTTATCGGCAGCTAAAGCAGACAGATGATAAAGCTCAAGCGTTGCGCCAATCCATGCTAACTACGATGAAAAAATATCCTAACTCTAGGGCATGGGCAGCATTTACATTGATGGGTGAAGCCAAATAA